One Nocardioides oleivorans DNA segment encodes these proteins:
- a CDS encoding GNAT family N-acetyltransferase: protein MHVSSLGFRTDLALLTSSGSLVEDRGTHLVVRSPENPSYFWGNFILLAQPPVPGGEKEVVGAFHTEFPEADHVSIGIDTAELTDEARAAFEAAGLVVDVATVLTASRVNLPRKVEAEVREVTTDEDWEGRARLSQQLYPQTPEDTFMTYARQKNAQERRLVDAGRGKRFGAFVDDVVVSTAGIFVTEDGVARYQSVETHPDHRRKGLAAAVVHAAGQHALDHLDVRRLVIVADTDGEAIGIYRRLGFNDAERQLMMEKRSGEWATLDS from the coding sequence ATGCACGTCAGCTCACTCGGCTTCCGCACCGACCTCGCCCTCCTGACCTCCTCCGGGAGCCTCGTCGAGGACCGCGGCACCCACCTCGTCGTCCGCTCGCCGGAGAACCCGTCCTACTTCTGGGGCAACTTCATCCTCCTCGCCCAGCCGCCCGTCCCCGGCGGCGAGAAGGAGGTCGTGGGCGCGTTCCACACCGAGTTCCCGGAGGCCGACCACGTCAGCATCGGCATCGACACCGCCGAGCTCACGGACGAGGCGCGGGCCGCCTTCGAGGCGGCCGGCCTGGTCGTCGACGTCGCCACGGTCCTCACCGCCTCCCGGGTGAACCTCCCCCGGAAGGTCGAGGCCGAGGTCCGCGAGGTCACGACCGACGAGGACTGGGAGGGCCGCGCCCGGCTGAGCCAGCAGCTCTACCCGCAGACGCCCGAGGACACCTTCATGACCTACGCCCGGCAGAAGAACGCCCAGGAGCGCCGGCTCGTCGACGCCGGTCGCGGCAAGCGGTTCGGCGCGTTCGTCGACGACGTGGTCGTCTCCACCGCCGGGATCTTCGTCACCGAGGACGGCGTCGCGCGCTACCAGAGCGTCGAGACCCACCCCGACCACCGCCGCAAGGGGCTGGCCGCGGCCGTCGTCCACGCCGCGGGCCAGCACGCGCTCGACCACCTCGACGTACGCCGTCTCGTGATCGTCGCCGACACCGACGGCGAGGCCATCGGGATCTACCGCCGGCTCGGGTTCAACGACGCCGAGCGCCAGCTGATGATGGAGAAGCGCAGCGGCGAGTGGGCGACCCTCGACTCGTAA